The Rhodococcus sp. B50 DNA window TCGAATGCCGTGTCGCGGATGCGGATCTCGTCGCCGATGGTCGGGTCGAGCGCATCTCCGACACGGTACGGAAGGGTCGACGCGGTGATGATCCACCGACTGTCGCGCACGTGCCCGACGGAGATCTCGCAGTCGACCAGTGCACGAGCCTCGGACAGCGTTGCCACCCCGTGGATCTGCTCGATGAGGGGCTCGGACCCGATCGTACGATCGCGCCCGCGTGCGAACGCGAAGGTGTCCCCCACGCGCACGAGCACTGCGGTTGTTCCGGTGTCGGGGTCCTCGAGCAGATGCTCCTCGACGTCCGGCGAGACGTCCACGATGCTCCAGTGTTCCGTGTAGTCCTCGAACACACCGTGTTCGACGAGCGTATCGGCATCGAGGACCGCGAGGCTGCCGGCGTCGGGCGTCGGCCCGAGCGGGTGGAACGACACGACGCGCTCCCACTCGACGTGGTCACCGCGGTCGAGCAACCGGCCCGCGAATCCGTCCTGCGTCGCGAGTGCCACGAGATCGTCGATGCCCATGTCCGTGAGGGTCGGTGCCGTGATCGTGGGCAGCGACGCAGGTCGCCTCAGGTCGCAGTACAGCCGCTCGCCCTGCAGCCAGGTGACGCGGGTGGTGGTGTCCGGTTCGGCGTCCGGCCGAGCCAACAGGGTTCGTTCGAACCGGGTTCCCGTCACGCGGACACGTTCGGCGACCGTCATGCGCCGTTCGCCTTCCAGCGTGCGCGCTCCTGGCCGAAGGCGACGGACTGCGTCGCCTGGAAGTCGGCGATCGACGTCGCATTGTCGGCGAGGAACTTCCGGTGATCGGCCAGCGAGAAGGTGCCGTCGGTGATCTCCACTCCCCCACCGCGACCCGCAGCGAGATCCGCTCGCAGGTCGAGCAGTTCGTCGGGGTCGACGGGGTACCACGAGATGCGGTCGAAGAAGCGCAGCAGCCAGGGGGTGCCGTCCTCGAACGGGCCGGCCGACTGCGGGTGCCGGTGGTTCCACACCTGCGTGGTGCGGCCGACGAACTGGTAACCGCCGGGGCCCTCCATGCCGTAGATGCACAGGTAGGCACCACCGATGCCCACGGCGTTCTCAGGGGTCCAGGTACGGGCCGGGTTGTACTTGGTGGTGACGAGGCGGTGCCGCGGATCGAGCGGCGTCGCGACCGGCGCGCCGAGGTAGACGTCGCCGAGTCCGAGGACCATGTAGTCGGCGGCGAAGACCGTGTCGAACACGTCGGCGACGGTGCCGAGGCCGTTCATGCGGCGGATGAACTCGATGTTCCACGGGCACCACGGGGCGTCGGAACGCACGCCGTGCACGTAGCGCTGGATCGCCTCGCGGGTCGCCGGATCGTCCCAGGACAGCGGGAGTCGCACCTGACGGCTCGGAACCTCGAGTTCGTCGCTGTCGCCGATAGTGTCCTCGACCTCGCCGAGCAGACTCAGCAGACCCGGCACGGGCAGGACGTCCGGATCGACCTTGACCTGCAACGACCGGATGCCCGGTGTGAGTTCGAGCAGACCCGTGGGACGCTCCGCTTCGAGGCGCTGGTGCAGCGCGTGCACGCGGGCCCGCAGCGCCAGATCGAGGGTCATATCGCCGTATTCGACGAGGACGTTGTCGTCGCCGCTGCGCCGGTAGGTGACGGCGGTGTGGCCGTCGCGGCGGGCCAGGACGCCGTCGTCTCCGTCGCCACCACCCGAGACGACGAGCGACAGTCCGGCACGGCGGCCGGGGCCGAGTTCGCGACGGGACGCACTGTGCTGCGAGCGCACAGGAACGAAGCGGACGGTGTTGCCGGGGGCGAGTTGGCCGAGTTTCCAGCGGTCGGCGGCCACGACGGTCACCGGGCACACGAACCCGCCCAGACTGGGTCCGTCGGGACCGAGCAGGATCGGGGTGTCGCCGGTGAAGTCGAGTGCGCCGACGGAGTAGGCGTTGTCGTGGATGTTCGACGGGTGCAGACCCGCTTCGCCGCCGTCGGTGCGCGCCCATTCGGGCTTGGGGCCGATGAGCCGCACGCCCGTGCGGTCGGAGTTGAAGTGCACCTCGTAGTCGGTGGCATAGAGGGTGTCGATGTCGGCGCGGGTGAAGAATTCCGGTGCGCCGTGCGGTCCTTCGGTGACCGCGATCTCCCAGTGCGTGCTCAGTGCGGGCACGTGCTCGGACGGGACCGGCACGCTGACGGCGGAGGCGTTCTCCCCGACGACGAGGACGTCACCCTCGCGCAGCGTGCGACCTTCGTGGCCACCGAACGTTCCGAGGGTGAAGGTGGATGCGCTGCCGAGGAATTCGGGGACGTCGAGGCCGCCGCGGACGAGAATGTAGACGCGCAGTCCGGGGCCGGGGACGGCTCCGATGTCGAGCAGACCGCCGGCGGGAATGGTGACGGGTCGCCACTGCGGAACGGCGACTCCGTCGACGCGCACGGTGACAGGTGCACCCGTCACACACACCTCGGTCTCCTCCGTGAACCGCAGAGCGGGGCCGGCCATCGTGGTCTCGAGGCCCGGCGCGCCCTCGTCGTTGCCGAGGGCGGCGTTGCCGAGGCGGAACGACAGGTCGTCCATCGGACCGGAGGGCGGCACACCGATCTGCCAGTATCCGGTGCGTCCGGGATAGTCCTGGACGGTGGTGAGCATTCCGGGACGTTCGACGGCGATCTTGGTGGTCATGGCTACCTCATTCCCCGCGAGTGACGATCATGCGGACCGGCGTGGGGTCGAAGCCGTTGCACGGATTGTTGATCTGGGGGCAGTTCGAGACGAGGACGAGCACGTCGCGCTCGGCGCGGATCGCGAGTCGCTTGCCGGGAGCAGACAGGCCGTCGACGATGCCGAGGGTGCCGTCGGCCTCGACCGGCACATTCATGAAGAAATTGATGTTGGAGACCAGGTCGCGCTTGCCGAGTCCCCACTTGGCGCCTTCGATGAGGAAGTTCTCGACGCAGGCGTGCTGGTGCTTGGTGTGGTGGCCGTAGCGGAGGGTGTTGGACTCCTGCGAGCAGGCTCCGCCGACGGTGTCGTGGTTGCCCACTTCGTCGGCGACGAGCGTCATCAGCGGCACACCGTCGGCGTCGCGCAGGACCGATCCGGTGGACAGGAAGAGGTTCTGCTGGGCCGCGACGGTGGCGGCGGCGCTGTAGCGGCGGGTGTGGTCGGCGGCGTCGTAGACGAGGGTGTCGACGGCCTGGTTGCCGTGCAGGTCGATGATGGTGAGGACGTCGCCCGCGGCGACGACAGCGGACCACGGGCCGCGGAGTCCGACGATCTCGTCGAGGACGACGTCGCCGGGGACGAGAGCGAGTTCTGCGGTGTCTGCGGTGATGGTCATCGGCGGATCTCCGTTTCGGACGTGGCGGCGGCCCAGGCGTCGTCGGTGTTGAGCACGGCGCGCTGGTACTCGGGGTCGGTGTTCGGCAGCGAGTTCAGTTCTCCGGGTGCTCGCCAGGCGAGGACTTCGAGGCTGCCGGTGATGAACTCGGAGTTCGGGTCGAGCGGATGTGCGGTGTTGGCGATCAATGCGATGACCGGCAGGTGGATCAGCAGGTCGACAGCGGCACCGGGGCCGGCGTTGCCGGTACTGACGAGGCCTCCGTCCTCCTCGACGCGGACACCGTGGAAGAAGGACAGCGAGGGCGGCAGGTCGCGCGGTTGCAGGTCGTGTTTGGCGGCGGCAACCGTGAACAGTTCGCGACCGGCAGGGGAACTCGAATGTAGCGATCCCTCACCGTATTTCGCGGTGTTCCCTGTGAGGTGCGTCGTGCCGCACAGCGCGTCGTGACGACCGGACGTGTCGGCGACGATCGTGGCGAGGACGCGACCCTGATCGGAGAGCAGGGGGTGCCCGACACCGAGATAGGCCTGCCACGGGACCTTCACCGTGTCGGCGACGTTGAGTCGCTCGTGCGGGGCGTCGGCACGGAACAGCAGGATGTGGGCGCAGGCCGTGCCGTGGACGTCCCGCAGGCGAAGCCGGGTGCCGCGGGCGAGGACCTTGCTGGTGTAGCGGCCACCGGGAACGGTCTCGGCCCAGGTCATCGACGCCGCGCGACCACTGGGCGGAGCCGGCCACGAGGATGCCGGGACGATCGGCATCGCGTCGGTGACGGTTCCTGCCTGCGCTCGGGCATGGGCACGAGCAGCGTGCGTGGTGGCGGTCGCGAGGGTCTCGGTCATGGCGCTCCGATCGGCGGTCCGGGGAAACTGTCGATCGACAGTTTTCCGATCGCGCATCTTCGGGGAATGTCCACGGCGTAACGAGTCCGTGACGTGTGTTTCATCCGTGTGACGAAATCTTCACGAGCGAAGACCGTCGTGCTGCACCGACTTTCGTCGTGTCAGAGTGGAGAGGTGACCCATGCAGGACCAGGACGTCCCCGCCTTCACGCGCCGCGCCGACCCGGACCGACCGCGCGTGCCGAGATCCTCGACGCCGCAGCAGAACTGTTCACCACCCGCGGGTTCTCCCCCACCTCGACACGGTCGATCGCCGAGGCCGTCGGGATCCGGCAGGCGTCGCTGTACAACCACTTCGCGACGAAGAACGACATCCTCGTCGCCTTGCTCGAAGACACCGTCGAACCGACCCTGGACTTCGACGACGACCTCGACGACACACTGCCGCCCGAGGTGCGCCTGTGCGCACTCGCCTGGTTCGACACTGCCCAATTGTCCGCCGGCAGATGGAATCTCGGCGCCCTGTACCACCTTCCGGAGATTCGCACCGAGCCGTTCGATCGTTTCCGGGACGAGCGCCGGCAATTGATGGAGCGTTACCGGTCTCTCGCGGCGCGGATCGTCGGCGACGGCGATCCCCGCACCCACCTGCCGTTCCGGATCGTCGAATCGGTCATCGGGATCCGCGCCGACAACGGCGATATCGACGCCGGACTACCCGAAGCGCTGGCGACGGCGTCGCTGACCGTTCTCGGGATCAGCGACGTTGCGGCAGTGACGAGCGCTGCTCGGGCACTCGTGGTGGGGGTTCCCGACGGTCTCCTGGGATCGATGAATCCACCGTCTCCGCCACACTCGTGAAGCGCAGTGCGGGTTCGTCCACCGGATCGCGGCGCAGGCGTTTACGGTCGAGATAATAGTTCTGCTCCATCGACCACGGGCCGTCCGCTCCGGAGGTGGGGAACACATCGGCCGATCGCCGCAGATAGTTCGAGGTGAGGTCCCAGAACGGTCCTCCGCCGACGGTCGGGTCGTCGCAGACCGGGGTGACGACGTCGTAACCGCGGCTGTCCATGTGGTCGAGCAGCCGGCACAGGTAGTGGCCGGTGAGGTCGACCTTCAGCGTCCACGAGTAGTTGGCGTAGCCGAACGCGAAAACGAAGTTGGGTATGCCGGTGAGCATCGACGCCTTGTAGGTGATGCACTCGTGCCAGTCGACGGGAACGCCGTCGACGTCGAGTGCGACCCGACCGAACGGCACCATGTTGAGGCCGGTCGCGGTGACGATGATGTCGGCCTCGAGTTCGCGACCGGACTCGAGGGCGATCCCCGTCGGCGTGAACCGGACGATCCGGTCGGTGACCACCGATGCATCTCCGTCGGCGATCGCATGGAAGAGATCGCTGTCGGTCGCGACGCACAGGCGTTGGTCCCACGGGTCGTAGGACGGGTTGAAGTGCACGTCGACGGGATAGTCGTCGGGCAGCACGCTCGTCATCCTGTGACGCAGAAGCCGGCGGAAGACGTTCGGTGCCCGCCGGCTCGTCCGGTACATCTCATGCAGCAGACGGATACTCAGGGAGCGGATCACGCGGTCGGCCGCCGGTGTCGGGAGTGCACGTCGCAGTGCGTTGGCGACCTTGTTCTCCTTCGGCCACCCCAGGACGTAGGACGGAGAGCGCTGCAGCATCGTCACGTGCTCGGCGACACCGGCCAGCCCCGGGATGAGCGTCACTGCGGTGGCACCGCTGCCGATGACGACGACCCGTTTCCCGGAACAGTCGAGATCCTCGGGCCAGTGCTGGGGGTGGACGATCGTGCCGCGGAAGTCGTCGCTGCCGTCGAACTCGGGGCTGTACCCCTCGTCGTAGTCGTAGTAACCGGTCGCGGAAAAGAAGAACCTGCAGGTCACCGAAAACGTGGTGTCGTCACTCACGCGTAGCAGGGTGACCGTCCACCTTCCGGTCTCGGACGAGAACGACGCGTCGACGACGCGGTGCCCGAAATGCAGGTACGGGGCGAGTCTGTGTTCGTCCACCGTCTCGTGCAGGTAACCGAGGATCTCGCTGCCCCCGGCGTACGCGTGCTTCTTCCGCCACGGCTTGAACTCGTACCCGAGGGTGTGCAGATCGGAATCGGATCGAACGCCCGGATATCGGAACAGATCCCACGTGCCGCCGAGCGCGTCGCGCGCCTCGACGATCGCGAAGGTCGTCGAAGGTCGTTTCGTCTTCAGGTGGTAGGCCGTGCCGATACCGGAGATACCGGCGCCGACGATCAGGACATCCACCTCGGCGGGCACGCTCCCGCCGGGTTCGATTCCGGTCATGTTCGTTCGGCTCCGTCCCTCGGCGGGTGCGTTCGATCGGCGGTTCTACACGTGTCGATCACTCACGCGGAAGGTCGCCCGGCGTGCGGTCGGCGCCCTCGAGCACATTCACCTCGTGCTTGTCGCTGCCCGGGCCCACGTGGGCCTCGGCGCGCATCCGCTCGACCATGTCGGGATAGTGCAGCTCGAAGGCCGGACGCTCCGACCTGATCCGCGGCAACTCGTAGAAGTTGTGCCGCGGCGGCGGACAGGTCGTCGCCCACTCGAGCGAGTTGCCGTAACCCCACGGGTCGTCGACCGTGACGACCTGGCCGTAGCGGTAGCTCTTGAAGACGTTCCACACGAACGGCAACGTCGACGCCCCCACGATGAAGGCACCGATGGTGGAGATCGTGTTCAGCGTGGTGAACCCGTCGGACGGCAGATAGTCGGCGTAGCGACGCGGCATGCCCTCGTTACCGAGCCAGTGCTGCACCAGGAAGGTGGTGTGGAAGCCGATGAAGGTCAGCCAGAAGTGCCAACGACCCAGGCGTTCGTCCATCAACCTGCCGGTCATCTTCGGGAACCAGAAGTAGATGCCGGCGTAGGTCGCGAACACGATGGTGCCGAAGAGCACGTAGTGGAAGTGCGCCACCACGAAGTACGAGTCGTGCAGGTGGAAGTCGAGCGGCGGGCTCGCGAGGATGACACCGGTCAGACCACCGAAGAGGAAGGTGACGATGAAGCCGACGGCGAAGAGCATCGGTGTCTCGAAGGTGATCTGGCCCTTCCACATCGTGCCGATCCAGTTGAAGAACTTCACACCGGTCGGCACGGCGATCAGGAAGGTCATGAACGAGAAGTAGGGCAGCAGCACCGCGCCGGTGGCGTACATGTGGTGCGCCCACACCGCGATCGACAACGCCGCGATCGCGATGGTCGCGTAGACCAGGCCGCTGTATCCGAAGATCGGCTTGCGGGAGAAGACCGGGAAGATCTCCGAGACGATGCCGAAGAACGGCAGCGCGACGACGTACACCTCGGGGTGACCGAAGAACCAGAACAAATGTTGGTAGAGGAGCACGCCGCCGGTGGCGGGATCGTAGATGTTGCCACCGATCACGCGGTCGACGAAAGCCCCCATGAACGCCGCGGCGAGGAGGGGGAAGACGAGGAGTACGAGGATCATCGTGATGAAGATGTTCCACGTGAAGATGGGCATCCGGAACATGGTCATGCCCGGTGCGCGCATACAGACCACGGTGGTGATCATGTTGACGCCACCGAGGATGGTGCCCAGACCCATCACCGCCAGACCCAGGAACCACAGGTTTCCACCGATACCGGGGGCATGGATCTCGTCGGCGAGCGGCATGTAGGACGTCCAACCGAAGTCGGCGGCACCGCCCGGGGTGATGAATCCGAACGCCACGGTGAGCGCGCCGAAGAGGAACAGCCAGTAGCTGAAGGCGTTCAGTCGCGGGAAGGCGACGTCGGGAGCGCCGATCTGCAGCGGCAGGATGTAGTTCGCGAAACCGAAGACGACCGGCGTCGCGTACATCAGCAGCATGATGCCGCCGTGGTTGGTGAACAGCTGGTTGTACTGCTCGTTGGACAGGAACTGCAAACCGGGCACCGCGAGCTCCGCGCGCATCAGCAGGGCGAGCAGACCACCGAACAGGAAGAACGCGAACGAGGTGAAGATGTACATCAGCCCGAGCGTCTTCGGGTCCGTGGTGGTGATCAGGTCATGGATGACCGCCCCCTTGGACTTCGCTCGCGGCGGATAGGGCCGCGTGGGCTTGACGGGAGCGACAACCGCGTTCATCGGGCCTCCTCGAGCCGCCGTGCGGCGGCAACGGTGCGGCGCGGACGGGATCGACGCGCGCGACGATCACCACCCGCGATGCTGCAGGTGCACCCAGAGTATGCGTTCCGTCACACCCACGCACCGGGTTCGCGGACCGAATTGCGACTCGACATCGACATGGGAAAAGACCATCGGAATCCCTCGTGTACACGGAAGGGAACGTGTTCTACATTGTGACCGTCGTCACTGCCGGTGCGTGCTGGACCGCACCGGCGCCACAGCGTCGAAGGGACACCATGTCGGCACCTACCACCGCGATCATCGGCGCCGGTATCAGCGGCGTGACGGCCGGAAAGATGATGTGCGACTACGGGGTGCCGTACACCTGCTTCGAGAGTTCCGACCGGGTGGGCGGGAACTGGGCATTCGGCAATCCCAACGGCCACAGCAGCGCGTACCGCTCGCTGCACATCGACACGTCGAAGCATCAGCTGTCGTTCAAGGACTACCCGATGCCGGAGTCCTATCCCGACTTCCCGCACCACACCCAGATCAAGGAGTACCTCGACGGCTACACCGACGCCTTCGGCCTCCGGGAGAACATCGAGTTCCGCAACGGTGTCCGGCACGCGCGCCGCCGCCCCGAGGGTGGTTGGGAACTCGACCTCGAGGACGGGAGCACGCGCGAGTTCGAGTTCCTCGTCGTCGCGAACGGTCACCACTGGGATCCCCGGGTGCCCGAGTTTCCTGGGCACTTCGCCGGTGAATCGCTCCACTCCCACCACTACATCGATCCCCGCACCCCGATCGATTTCGCGGGCAAGCGCATCCTCGTGGTGGGGCTCGGGAACAGCGCGGCCGACATCGCCGTGGAACTGTCGTCGAAGGCGCTGCAGACCGAGGTGACGCTGTCGACGCGGTCGAGCGCGTGGATCGTCCCGAAGTACATCGCGGGCCGCCCGGCCGACAAGTTCTACCGCACCGTCCCTTACATACCGATGGCGTGGCAACGGAAGGTCGCGCAGTGGGGGCAGCCCCTGTTGTCGGGACGTCCCGAGCGGTACGGGCTGCCCACTCCGAACCACAAGTTCTTCGAGGCGCACCCCACCCAGTCGGTCGAACTGCCGCTCCGCCTCGGATCGGGCGACATCGTGCCGAAACCCGACATCGAGCGGCTCGACGATCACCGGATCCACTTCGTGGACGGGACGTCGGCCGAGTTCGACGTCGTCATCTACGCGACCGGCTACAACATCACCTTCCCGTTCTTCGATCCGGCGTTCATCAGCGCTCCCGACAACCACATCGCGCTCTATAAACGGATCTTCGCGCCGGGGGTCCCCGACCTCGCGTTCGCCGGGTTCGCGCAGGCCACCCCCACGTTGTTCCCGTTCGTCGAATGCCAGGCACGGCTCATCGCGGCCTTTGCGATCGGCCGCTACGCACTGCCCTCCGAGGACGAGATGCGCCGCGTCATCGTCGAGGATCAGCGCAAGTTCACCGGGCACATGCTCGACCGGCCCCGGCACACGCAGCAGCTCGACTATTTCGCCTACGAGTTCGACATCCGGACGCGCGAGCTGCCCGCCGGCATCGCCCGCGCCGGCCAGGCATCGAAGGAGGCGGCATCATGCCCCCGCGTCCCATGACCTTCCGATCGGACAGCGAGACCGTCCACGCCTGGCATTTCACGCCCGGCTCCGACGTGTTCGACAGCGACGACGGCGTGCCCGTCGTGATCATGGCCCACGGACTGGGCGGGACGAAGGACTCCGGACTCGCCCCGTTCGCCGAGCGTCTCGCCGCAGCAGGCATGCACGTGCTCGCGTTCGACTACCGAGGATTCGGTGAGTCCGGAGGCACCGACCGTCAGCGGGTCGATGTCGCGGGGCAGATCGCCGACTACCGCGCCGCTCTGGAGACGGCGCGTCGACTCGACGGGACCGACCCCCGTCGCGCCGTGCTGTGGGGAGTGTCGTTGTCGGGCGGGCACGTCCTGTCCGTCGCGGCACAGGACCGGGACGTCGCGGCCGTCGTGTCCCTGACCCCGCTCGTCGACGGACCGGCCGCGGGTGTCCTCGCCGCACGACACCACGCGCCCTCCACGCTGGTCCGTTCGACGGCAGCAGGCATCCGCAGCCGCGTCGGGTCGGTCGCGCGACGCTCGTCCACCACCATCCCGATCGTGGGGCCACCCGGCACGGTCGCCGCCCTGTCTCTGGACGGCTACCACGAGGATTATCTGTCCCTGGCCGGCCCGACCTGGCGCAACGAGATCGACGCCGACGTCGTGCTGTCGCTCGGCACCTACCGTCCCACGCGACACGCGTCGTCCGTCGCGTGCCCCGTCCTCGTGCAGATCGCGGACTTCGATCGCAGCGCACCGCCGCATGCCGCGGCACGGGCGGCCTTCCGCGCTCGCGCGGAGGTGCGTCACTATCCGTGCGACCACTTCGACGTCTGGCCCGGCAAGGACTGGTTCGACCGGGCCGTACAGCATCAGATCCACTTCCTGACCCGACATCTCGCTGCGCCGTAGCCCCCGAGGGATCCTTATCCGGTTCCCGTCCCTTCGCACATTCGAGGCAGACATGGCAGACACCGTCCAGCAGGCCCTACGCGAACTGCTCGAGAACGACACCGCAGCCGTCGTCCACGACACCGGTACGTGGACGTGGCGCGAGCACCTGCAGGAGGCGTCCGCTCAGGCGTCGGCACTGCTGTCGCTGATGGAGCGCGACCGGCCGGTCCACGTGGGCGCGCTCCTCGGCAACACTCCCGCCTTCCTCCACGCGATCGCCGGAGCGGGGCTGGCGGGCTTTCCGCTCGTCGGCATCAACAACACGCGTCGCGGTGAGGGACTGGCACGCGACATCGTGCGGGCCGACTGCCAGATCCTGCTGACGGACGCCGAACATGCCCCACTGCTCGACGGCCTGGACCTCGGCGGGGTCACCGTCTTCGACGTCGCGAGCCCCGAGTGGCGGGCACTCGTCGACGGCGCCGGCCCGCTGGAGCCGTACCGCGAGGTGGGACCGACCGATCCGTTCATGTTGATCTTCACATCGGGTACGAGCGGCGACCCGAAGCCGGTGTTGCTCGCCCACATGATGGTGCTGTTCTCGGGCGGCACTCTCGTCCCTCGGTTCTCGATCACGAGCGACGACGTGGTCTACCTGTCGATGCCGTTGTTCCACTCCAACGCGATCCTCGCCGGGTGGTGCGTGTCGCTGTGCAGCGGCGCCGCGATGGCACCGGCGACGTTCTCCGCCTCGCACTTCGTCGACGACGTGCGCCGCTACGGTGCGACCTACATGAACTACGTCGGCAAACCCCTCGCGTACATCCTCGCGACCGTCGAGCAGCCCGACGACGCCGACAACCCGCTGCGGGTGGCGTTCGGCAACGAGGCAACCGACCGGGACATCGAGGAGTTCGGCCGGCGCTTCGGCTGCACCGTCTGGGACGGTTTCGGGTCGACCGAGGCCGCAGTGATCATCACCCGCGACGAGGGCACCCCACCCGGATCGATCGGGCGGGGACTGCCGGGCGTGGACGTCTACGATCCGGAGACCGTCACCCCCTGTGCCCACGCGGAATTCGACGACGACGGCGCGCTGATCAACGCCGACGAGGCCGTCGGTCAGCTCGTGAACACGCAAGGTGCCGGGTTCTTCACCGGCTACTACAACGACGAGGCCGCCACGAACGAATGTCTGCGGAACGGCATGTTCTGGTCCGGCGATCTCGCCTACAAGGACGCGGACGGGTGGATCTACCTCGCCGGTCGCACCGCCGACTGGATGCGGGTGGACGGTGAGAATCTCGCCGCCGCTCCCATCGAACGTATCCTGCAGCGGCTTCCGCAACTGAGCCGCGTCGCCGTATACGGCGTGCCCGACGAGCACGTGGGCGACCAGATCATGAGCGCCATGGTTCTGCGCGACGAGACATCGCTCACCCCTGTGGAGTTCGAGAAGTTCCTCGCGCAACAGGCGGATCTCTCCCCGAAGGCGTGGCCGAGGTACGTGCGGATCGCGGCGGATCTGCCCACCACCGCCACCAACAAGATCCTCAAGCGCGCACTCGAGACGGAAGGCCCCACAGCCGGTGACGGTGTGCTGTGGGTGCGCAAGAACGAGAGGTACGTCGCGGTCTCAACCGGTCGCGACACTGCCGGAGAGGAGCGCGAAACCGTCTCCGGCGCGGAAGGTTTCGCGTTCCGATGACCGTTTCGCGCTCCGACATCTCAGCGCTCGTCGAAGCCGGGCAGCCGGGACGGCTGCT harbors:
- a CDS encoding urea amidolyase associated protein UAAP2 yields the protein MTITADTAELALVPGDVVLDEIVGLRGPWSAVVAAGDVLTIIDLHGNQAVDTLVYDAADHTRRYSAAATVAAQQNLFLSTGSVLRDADGVPLMTLVADEVGNHDTVGGACSQESNTLRYGHHTKHQHACVENFLIEGAKWGLGKRDLVSNINFFMNVPVEADGTLGIVDGLSAPGKRLAIRAERDVLVLVSNCPQINNPCNGFDPTPVRMIVTRGE
- a CDS encoding flavin-containing monooxygenase — encoded protein: MTGIEPGGSVPAEVDVLIVGAGISGIGTAYHLKTKRPSTTFAIVEARDALGGTWDLFRYPGVRSDSDLHTLGYEFKPWRKKHAYAGGSEILGYLHETVDEHRLAPYLHFGHRVVDASFSSETGRWTVTLLRVSDDTTFSVTCRFFFSATGYYDYDEGYSPEFDGSDDFRGTIVHPQHWPEDLDCSGKRVVVIGSGATAVTLIPGLAGVAEHVTMLQRSPSYVLGWPKENKVANALRRALPTPAADRVIRSLSIRLLHEMYRTSRRAPNVFRRLLRHRMTSVLPDDYPVDVHFNPSYDPWDQRLCVATDSDLFHAIADGDASVVTDRIVRFTPTGIALESGRELEADIIVTATGLNMVPFGRVALDVDGVPVDWHECITYKASMLTGIPNFVFAFGYANYSWTLKVDLTGHYLCRLLDHMDSRGYDVVTPVCDDPTVGGGPFWDLTSNYLRRSADVFPTSGADGPWSMEQNYYLDRKRLRRDPVDEPALRFTSVAETVDSSIPGDRREPPPRVPEQRSSLPQRR
- the ctaD gene encoding aa3-type cytochrome oxidase subunit I, with amino-acid sequence MNAVVAPVKPTRPYPPRAKSKGAVIHDLITTTDPKTLGLMYIFTSFAFFLFGGLLALLMRAELAVPGLQFLSNEQYNQLFTNHGGIMLLMYATPVVFGFANYILPLQIGAPDVAFPRLNAFSYWLFLFGALTVAFGFITPGGAADFGWTSYMPLADEIHAPGIGGNLWFLGLAVMGLGTILGGVNMITTVVCMRAPGMTMFRMPIFTWNIFITMILVLLVFPLLAAAFMGAFVDRVIGGNIYDPATGGVLLYQHLFWFFGHPEVYVVALPFFGIVSEIFPVFSRKPIFGYSGLVYATIAIAALSIAVWAHHMYATGAVLLPYFSFMTFLIAVPTGVKFFNWIGTMWKGQITFETPMLFAVGFIVTFLFGGLTGVILASPPLDFHLHDSYFVVAHFHYVLFGTIVFATYAGIYFWFPKMTGRLMDERLGRWHFWLTFIGFHTTFLVQHWLGNEGMPRRYADYLPSDGFTTLNTISTIGAFIVGASTLPFVWNVFKSYRYGQVVTVDDPWGYGNSLEWATTCPPPRHNFYELPRIRSERPAFELHYPDMVERMRAEAHVGPGSDKHEVNVLEGADRTPGDLPRE
- a CDS encoding 5-oxoprolinase/urea amidolyase family protein, with the protein product MTTKIAVERPGMLTTVQDYPGRTGYWQIGVPPSGPMDDLSFRLGNAALGNDEGAPGLETTMAGPALRFTEETEVCVTGAPVTVRVDGVAVPQWRPVTIPAGGLLDIGAVPGPGLRVYILVRGGLDVPEFLGSASTFTLGTFGGHEGRTLREGDVLVVGENASAVSVPVPSEHVPALSTHWEIAVTEGPHGAPEFFTRADIDTLYATDYEVHFNSDRTGVRLIGPKPEWARTDGGEAGLHPSNIHDNAYSVGALDFTGDTPILLGPDGPSLGGFVCPVTVVAADRWKLGQLAPGNTVRFVPVRSQHSASRRELGPGRRAGLSLVVSGGGDGDDGVLARRDGHTAVTYRRSGDDNVLVEYGDMTLDLALRARVHALHQRLEAERPTGLLELTPGIRSLQVKVDPDVLPVPGLLSLLGEVEDTIGDSDELEVPSRQVRLPLSWDDPATREAIQRYVHGVRSDAPWCPWNIEFIRRMNGLGTVADVFDTVFAADYMVLGLGDVYLGAPVATPLDPRHRLVTTKYNPARTWTPENAVGIGGAYLCIYGMEGPGGYQFVGRTTQVWNHRHPQSAGPFEDGTPWLLRFFDRISWYPVDPDELLDLRADLAAGRGGGVEITDGTFSLADHRKFLADNATSIADFQATQSVAFGQERARWKANGA
- a CDS encoding TetR/AcrR family transcriptional regulator; its protein translation is MTHAGPGRPRLHAPRRPGPTARAEILDAAAELFTTRGFSPTSTRSIAEAVGIRQASLYNHFATKNDILVALLEDTVEPTLDFDDDLDDTLPPEVRLCALAWFDTAQLSAGRWNLGALYHLPEIRTEPFDRFRDERRQLMERYRSLAARIVGDGDPRTHLPFRIVESVIGIRADNGDIDAGLPEALATASLTVLGISDVAAVTSAARALVVGVPDGLLGSMNPPSPPHS
- a CDS encoding flavin-containing monooxygenase produces the protein MSAPTTAIIGAGISGVTAGKMMCDYGVPYTCFESSDRVGGNWAFGNPNGHSSAYRSLHIDTSKHQLSFKDYPMPESYPDFPHHTQIKEYLDGYTDAFGLRENIEFRNGVRHARRRPEGGWELDLEDGSTREFEFLVVANGHHWDPRVPEFPGHFAGESLHSHHYIDPRTPIDFAGKRILVVGLGNSAADIAVELSSKALQTEVTLSTRSSAWIVPKYIAGRPADKFYRTVPYIPMAWQRKVAQWGQPLLSGRPERYGLPTPNHKFFEAHPTQSVELPLRLGSGDIVPKPDIERLDDHRIHFVDGTSAEFDVVIYATGYNITFPFFDPAFISAPDNHIALYKRIFAPGVPDLAFAGFAQATPTLFPFVECQARLIAAFAIGRYALPSEDEMRRVIVEDQRKFTGHMLDRPRHTQQLDYFAYEFDIRTRELPAGIARAGQASKEAASCPRVP
- a CDS encoding urea amidolyase associated protein UAAP1 codes for the protein MTETLATATTHAARAHARAQAGTVTDAMPIVPASSWPAPPSGRAASMTWAETVPGGRYTSKVLARGTRLRLRDVHGTACAHILLFRADAPHERLNVADTVKVPWQAYLGVGHPLLSDQGRVLATIVADTSGRHDALCGTTHLTGNTAKYGEGSLHSSSPAGRELFTVAAAKHDLQPRDLPPSLSFFHGVRVEEDGGLVSTGNAGPGAAVDLLIHLPVIALIANTAHPLDPNSEFITGSLEVLAWRAPGELNSLPNTDPEYQRAVLNTDDAWAAATSETEIRR